One genomic window of Psychrobacillus sp. INOP01 includes the following:
- a CDS encoding YfbR-like 5'-deoxynucleotidase — MGIHKFFMSMNDLERIIRCPGRFKFEEHNVAAHSWKVSQYAMFFATLEENNGATINWKSLYEKTINHDFAEIFIGDIKTPVKHASPELKQMLTHVEEKMMEKFILDEIPKEFQPVFFDRMKEGKDDTIEGRLLELADKLDQVYEAFAELQRGNTDIEFVNMYETALRKILHIPLETSINYFKEVIMQEIMKEQSVIDVKSITVQLLVE; from the coding sequence ATGGGTATACATAAATTTTTTATGAGCATGAACGATTTAGAAAGAATTATCCGATGTCCTGGACGTTTTAAATTTGAAGAGCATAATGTAGCCGCTCATTCATGGAAAGTTTCTCAATACGCTATGTTTTTTGCAACACTTGAAGAGAATAATGGCGCAACGATTAATTGGAAATCACTTTACGAAAAAACGATCAATCATGACTTCGCAGAAATTTTTATTGGCGACATTAAAACACCAGTTAAGCATGCATCTCCTGAGCTTAAACAAATGCTAACTCATGTAGAAGAAAAGATGATGGAGAAATTCATATTGGATGAGATTCCAAAAGAATTTCAACCTGTATTTTTTGACCGAATGAAAGAAGGAAAAGACGATACTATTGAGGGCCGTTTACTTGAGTTAGCTGATAAATTGGATCAAGTATATGAAGCTTTTGCTGAATTACAACGTGGAAATACCGATATTGAATTTGTGAATATGTATGAAACAGCTTTAAGAAAGATTCTTCATATCCCATTAGAAACTAGTATAAACTATTTTAAAGAAGTTATTATGCAAGAAATTATGAAAGAGCAATCCGTCATTGATGTGAAATCTATTACCGTACAATTACTAGTAGAATAA
- a CDS encoding nucleotide excision repair endonuclease produces MIKIELPKPTVTITQREQVLKEGEIEIPAIHGFIDFHQIPRDKGGIFFFYNKNDELLFVGKARKIRQRIKKHFEDNVSPMIKHRDEVYKISVCIVEEAMDREIYETYAINTQKAKYNIDKAFFR; encoded by the coding sequence ATGATTAAAATTGAATTACCTAAACCAACAGTAACCATCACACAACGTGAACAAGTACTAAAAGAAGGCGAAATAGAAATTCCAGCAATTCATGGATTTATCGACTTTCATCAAATCCCTCGTGATAAAGGTGGCATTTTCTTTTTCTACAATAAGAATGATGAACTTTTATTCGTTGGTAAAGCTCGTAAAATTAGACAACGTATTAAAAAACACTTTGAAGACAATGTCTCACCGATGATTAAACATCGTGATGAAGTGTACAAAATCAGCGTTTGTATTGTTGAAGAGGCAATGGATCGTGAAATTTACGAAACATATGCAATCAACACACAAAAAGCAAAATATAATATCGACAAAGCATTTTTTAGATAA
- a CDS encoding MFS transporter, producing the protein MTKDQRKKLFILMINMFIAIASFGIIIPILPAYLKSIDQGGVAAGLIISIFAGAQLVMSPIAGKWADKYGRRIMIIAGLSGLALSMFVFYFSDSIGILYVSRAIGGVGAALLVPAIFAYVADITSMDQRAKGNSLISAAMSLGIVVGPGIGGFLAEISLKMPLLVSALVGVVAVVFSTLVLKESKPADVNTPESKSEPMVKEIAQSFKKPYFIPLVITLVMSFGLLAYESVLGLFVDDQFGASPQDIAWMITATGIVSVIIQLFVVDKVVRRFGEANVLRIFLGVAAFGFLLSILISSYAFFFVITMIIFLSTSILRPVLTTLISKLAGNEQGFAMGMNNAYMSIGNVLGPLLAGVLYDVNIIYPFILGLVVLVITTVGSIIWRGTKKIA; encoded by the coding sequence ATGACGAAGGATCAACGAAAGAAATTATTTATATTAATGATTAATATGTTTATTGCTATTGCGAGTTTTGGGATTATTATTCCTATTTTACCTGCCTATTTAAAATCTATTGATCAGGGTGGAGTAGCAGCAGGTCTAATAATATCTATATTTGCTGGAGCACAGCTAGTGATGTCTCCGATTGCAGGGAAATGGGCAGATAAATACGGGAGAAGAATTATGATTATCGCTGGTCTTAGCGGTCTTGCTTTATCCATGTTTGTATTTTATTTCTCGGATTCTATCGGAATCTTGTATGTTTCTCGTGCCATTGGCGGAGTCGGTGCGGCGTTATTAGTGCCAGCCATTTTTGCGTATGTGGCAGATATCACTTCAATGGATCAGCGTGCAAAAGGAAATAGTTTAATATCTGCTGCAATGTCCTTAGGTATAGTAGTAGGACCTGGAATTGGTGGATTTTTGGCGGAAATCAGTTTGAAAATGCCTCTTCTAGTTTCTGCTTTAGTTGGAGTTGTTGCAGTTGTCTTTTCCACTCTGGTACTGAAGGAAAGCAAGCCAGCAGACGTAAATACACCTGAGAGTAAATCAGAACCTATGGTAAAAGAGATAGCGCAATCATTTAAAAAGCCTTACTTCATCCCACTTGTTATTACATTAGTGATGAGCTTTGGATTACTTGCTTACGAATCGGTGCTTGGACTTTTTGTTGACGATCAGTTCGGCGCATCTCCACAGGATATTGCCTGGATGATCACGGCAACAGGAATTGTGAGTGTAATTATCCAATTGTTTGTGGTTGATAAAGTTGTTCGACGTTTCGGTGAAGCGAATGTGTTGAGAATCTTTTTAGGTGTAGCCGCTTTTGGTTTCCTTCTTTCAATCTTAATATCAAGCTATGCATTTTTCTTTGTCATTACGATGATTATTTTCCTGTCGACTTCTATTTTACGTCCAGTGCTGACAACATTAATCTCTAAATTAGCTGGAAATGAGCAAGGATTTGCGATGGGTATGAACAATGCCTATATGAGTATAGGAAATGTTTTGGGACCTTTGCTTGCCGGGGTATTATATGATGTAAATATTATTTATCCGTTCATTTTAGGCCTAGTTGTATTAGTGATTACAACAGTTGGTTCTATCATTTGGAGGGGTACAAAGAAAATAGCTTAA
- a CDS encoding helix-turn-helix domain-containing protein codes for MNLETEDPKQVVLQVGAVLKKLRKEKRLSLEDLSELSGVSKLTLGNIERGETNPTIGMLWKISKSLSIPLMALFSTENNVNLSRAGEGLRIVGDGNNWAIEPIFQNTNNDMEMYRAYLQPNSSYHPEKHHHNTTELATIMSGTITINVNNESYILNQYDSISFSTDGTHSYANHTNDVVVLHIILKYGI; via the coding sequence ATGAATTTAGAAACTGAGGATCCAAAACAAGTTGTTTTACAAGTAGGAGCAGTACTAAAAAAACTTCGTAAAGAAAAGCGTTTAAGTCTTGAAGATTTATCAGAATTATCGGGTGTGAGTAAGCTTACGCTAGGAAATATAGAACGCGGAGAAACAAATCCAACAATAGGGATGTTATGGAAAATCTCAAAAAGCTTATCCATACCACTTATGGCTTTATTCTCAACTGAAAATAATGTGAATCTGTCTCGGGCCGGGGAAGGGCTAAGAATTGTTGGGGACGGAAATAACTGGGCAATTGAGCCAATTTTTCAAAATACAAATAATGATATGGAAATGTACCGTGCTTATTTACAGCCAAATAGCTCCTACCATCCGGAAAAACATCATCATAATACAACTGAACTTGCAACTATCATGTCCGGAACAATTACAATTAATGTTAATAATGAGTCATATATCTTGAATCAATATGATTCGATTAGTTTTTCTACAGATGGCACACATTCATATGCTAATCATACCAACGATGTTGTTGTTCTCCATATCATATTGAAATACGGAATCTAA
- a CDS encoding DinB family protein, whose amino-acid sequence MIPSMINQLAYISDTITQLFDYIDEKVLSKHPIENKMSVWEVCMHIAQIPQADLLICKGYNADQMQLYYEESKPVNIQAAKEQFLEGIQRVMKHIEQLTEDTLSKEFTTYWGSEYRTGEWFLQIMNHLVHHRMQLYSYLVILNRDVQVVLFR is encoded by the coding sequence ATGATTCCCTCTATGATAAACCAATTAGCTTATATCTCAGATACAATAACCCAGTTATTTGATTATATAGACGAAAAGGTACTTTCTAAACATCCTATTGAAAATAAAATGTCTGTTTGGGAGGTTTGTATGCACATTGCACAAATTCCTCAGGCAGATTTACTTATTTGCAAAGGATATAACGCAGATCAAATGCAACTATATTATGAAGAAAGTAAACCAGTCAATATACAGGCAGCTAAAGAACAATTTTTGGAAGGTATTCAAAGGGTTATGAAGCATATAGAGCAACTTACGGAAGACACACTCTCGAAGGAATTTACAACCTATTGGGGGAGTGAGTATCGTACTGGAGAGTGGTTCCTTCAAATCATGAATCACTTAGTTCATCATCGTATGCAGTTATATTCGTATTTAGTTATATTAAACAGAGATGTGCAAGTTGTTTTATTTCGCTGA
- a CDS encoding DinB family protein, translating to MIRNLEDFLTDWQHESDSTLKILEALTDESLQQRVSEEGRTLGKLAWHLVTSIDEMIGRTGLQFSATPHEATQPLKTKEMVESYKQSSDSIVKAMKEQWTDESLLEEKDMYGELWTVATVLQTLIYHQIHHRGQMTILMRQAGLPVPGVYGPSKDEWLAFGEEAPE from the coding sequence ATGATTAGAAACCTAGAAGATTTTTTAACTGATTGGCAGCACGAAAGTGATTCAACTCTTAAAATTTTAGAAGCATTGACAGATGAGTCATTACAGCAAAGAGTGTCAGAAGAAGGTCGCACCCTTGGTAAACTTGCATGGCATCTCGTTACAAGTATAGATGAAATGATAGGGAGAACTGGATTGCAATTTTCCGCAACACCACATGAAGCTACTCAGCCATTAAAGACGAAAGAAATGGTGGAATCCTATAAACAGTCTAGTGATTCTATTGTTAAGGCCATGAAAGAACAATGGACGGATGAAAGCCTTTTAGAAGAAAAAGATATGTACGGAGAACTATGGACAGTTGCGACCGTATTGCAAACCTTAATCTATCATCAAATACATCACCGTGGGCAGATGACGATACTTATGCGACAAGCCGGATTACCGGTTCCGGGAGTGTATGGACCGTCAAAGGACGAATGGTTGGCATTTGGTGAAGAAGCACCGGAGTGA
- a CDS encoding GntR family transcriptional regulator, with product MPIPVNHTKPVRTTAKLHAFNQLQQWIIDGTLQPDEKLNDIELAQALGVSRTPIRESLQLLESQGFVTMQPGRATQVTPVEKEDINNLLPPLAVLQALAAELASPNMDEEVLSLLEDKNREFSEALQAKEFTTALRVDEEFHQLIVDTANNPYIHSMVEMLQAHVRRLFYYEKIVLREYSVEQHQNLIRAFREKNTKELAEVMRANWIYTIEEF from the coding sequence ATGCCTATTCCAGTAAATCACACTAAACCTGTTCGTACAACCGCTAAGCTACATGCTTTCAACCAGCTACAACAGTGGATTATCGACGGTACTTTACAACCAGATGAGAAGTTAAACGATATCGAACTTGCACAAGCTTTAGGGGTAAGTAGAACGCCAATTCGAGAATCCTTACAACTTTTGGAGTCTCAAGGCTTTGTAACGATGCAACCAGGGAGAGCAACCCAAGTCACACCAGTAGAAAAAGAGGATATTAATAATCTCTTGCCACCATTAGCAGTATTGCAAGCGCTTGCAGCAGAGCTTGCGAGTCCTAATATGGATGAAGAAGTTCTTAGTCTATTAGAAGACAAGAATAGAGAATTCTCCGAGGCTCTACAAGCAAAGGAATTTACTACAGCCCTAAGAGTAGATGAAGAATTTCATCAACTCATTGTTGATACTGCCAATAATCCATACATACATTCCATGGTAGAAATGCTTCAAGCACATGTACGTAGACTGTTTTATTATGAAAAAATTGTCTTACGAGAATATTCTGTTGAGCAACACCAGAATCTAATTCGTGCATTCCGCGAAAAAAACACCAAGGAACTAGCAGAAGTAATGCGCGCAAATTGGATCTATACAATCGAAGAATTTTAA
- a CDS encoding DUF3221 domain-containing protein — protein sequence MKGKYTVGVLISIVLIAIGASFYFIMQFFEDNPTQPQQPTGYIEGVIIDTKDTSILVIGGLSVDEVKNMSVEEALEAGKDAAWFSLTMDQRNRLKLHDEVKVGYTTLEESYPAQGIAKTVEKINE from the coding sequence ATGAAGGGGAAGTATACGGTAGGAGTATTGATCTCTATTGTATTAATTGCAATTGGAGCGAGCTTTTATTTTATAATGCAGTTTTTTGAAGATAATCCTACTCAACCGCAACAACCAACAGGTTACATAGAGGGAGTTATTATTGACACCAAAGATACATCTATTTTAGTAATTGGTGGTTTATCGGTTGATGAGGTAAAAAATATGTCGGTGGAAGAAGCGTTAGAAGCTGGTAAAGATGCTGCTTGGTTTTCCTTGACCATGGATCAGCGTAATCGATTAAAGTTACATGATGAAGTGAAGGTTGGGTATACCACACTTGAAGAATCATATCCTGCTCAAGGAATAGCTAAGACGGTTGAAAAGATAAATGAATAA
- a CDS encoding NAD(P)/FAD-dependent oxidoreductase produces MDSELYDVTIIGGGPTGLFASFYGGLRDLKVKIIDSLPQLGGQLMELYPDKYIYDIGGLPKILAKDLVANLEEQAAYSNPTICLEETAISLEKLPDYFALTTDKNVHYSKTILLTSGIGSFQPRKLNVPGATDYEGKKLHYKVKSLEDFRNSDVLVLGGGDSALDWSLMLEDVASNVTICHRKEQFTAHEMTIQQLQNSAVKIKTPYGIKEVIGDGEKIQEVVIVGKDKTEERIAVDHILVNYGNVASLGPLKEWGLEMEKNSVVVNEKMETSVEGIYAAGDVCTHAGKVKLIAVGFGEVPIAISHIKAFIDPKARVQPKHSTSIFEEVK; encoded by the coding sequence ATGGATAGTGAATTATACGATGTGACGATTATTGGTGGTGGTCCAACAGGGCTGTTCGCTTCGTTTTATGGAGGATTACGTGATTTAAAAGTGAAGATTATCGATAGCCTTCCACAGCTAGGCGGACAATTGATGGAGCTCTATCCTGATAAATATATTTATGATATTGGTGGTCTTCCGAAAATTTTAGCAAAAGATTTAGTAGCGAATTTAGAAGAGCAGGCTGCCTATAGTAATCCGACCATTTGCTTAGAGGAAACAGCAATATCGCTCGAGAAACTGCCGGATTATTTTGCGCTAACAACGGATAAGAATGTGCATTATTCCAAAACAATTCTACTTACTTCTGGGATTGGCTCCTTTCAACCGCGTAAGTTAAATGTTCCAGGAGCTACTGATTATGAAGGGAAAAAACTTCATTATAAAGTAAAAAGTTTGGAGGATTTCAGAAATTCAGATGTACTTGTATTAGGTGGAGGAGATTCTGCACTCGACTGGTCCTTAATGTTAGAGGATGTTGCTTCGAACGTGACCATTTGTCATCGAAAAGAGCAGTTTACAGCCCATGAAATGACCATTCAACAGCTTCAAAACTCTGCTGTAAAGATAAAAACACCATATGGAATAAAAGAAGTAATAGGTGATGGTGAAAAAATTCAAGAAGTCGTGATTGTCGGTAAAGATAAAACAGAAGAAAGAATCGCAGTAGACCATATTTTAGTGAACTACGGAAACGTTGCCTCTCTTGGACCTTTAAAGGAATGGGGTCTGGAAATGGAGAAAAACTCAGTTGTAGTCAATGAAAAAATGGAAACAAGTGTAGAAGGAATATATGCTGCTGGTGATGTATGTACGCATGCTGGGAAAGTAAAATTGATAGCAGTAGGATTTGGAGAGGTTCCAATTGCTATCAGCCATATTAAAGCATTCATAGATCCAAAAGCACGTGTACAACCAAAGCACAGTACAAGTATTTTTGAAGAAGTAAAATAA
- a CDS encoding dipeptidase, translating into MKVYDLHCDVLYKLAKAENTISFDNSPKLQASKKALETGEIALQVFAVFVSEGFPKEQLFLEAIRQIEFFHTVIVGKDDNIIPIYEWEQLGSLKKGQIGAVLSLEGLDMIDGDMHKLKLLLSHGVKLVGLTWNGANKVADGSSEESGTGLTPFGEEVVSLLNEQNIIVDVSHLSEQSFWDVLPKAKWLMASHSNAKALCGSARNLTDNQIKALIAKNSPIHVVYYPPFIDDTKQSVEIQDLVKHIEHIFSLGGKHLIGLGSDFDGISEFVLGLEDASKTQNIVRELLESYTMEEVEGFTSQNFERFVMRISKEA; encoded by the coding sequence ATGAAAGTTTATGATTTACACTGTGATGTACTTTACAAATTAGCGAAGGCGGAGAATACTATTTCATTTGACAATTCTCCAAAACTTCAAGCAAGTAAAAAAGCATTGGAGACTGGAGAAATAGCACTTCAAGTGTTCGCTGTATTTGTTTCAGAAGGTTTTCCTAAAGAACAGTTATTCTTGGAGGCAATTCGTCAGATTGAGTTTTTCCACACGGTAATTGTGGGGAAGGATGACAATATTATCCCTATATATGAATGGGAGCAACTTGGATCACTAAAAAAAGGACAAATTGGAGCCGTCTTATCACTGGAAGGGCTTGATATGATAGATGGAGATATGCATAAGCTGAAGCTATTACTTTCTCATGGAGTGAAATTAGTCGGTCTTACTTGGAATGGAGCAAACAAAGTAGCAGATGGGTCTTCAGAAGAATCTGGTACTGGGTTAACGCCATTTGGAGAAGAGGTCGTCTCTTTGTTGAACGAGCAAAATATAATTGTTGATGTGTCTCATTTGAGTGAACAATCTTTTTGGGATGTTCTTCCTAAAGCAAAATGGCTGATGGCAAGCCATTCCAATGCAAAGGCTCTATGCGGATCTGCAAGAAACTTAACCGACAATCAGATTAAAGCATTAATCGCTAAAAATAGTCCTATCCATGTTGTATATTATCCACCATTCATAGATGATACAAAACAGTCAGTAGAGATACAGGACCTGGTAAAACATATTGAGCATATCTTTTCTCTTGGTGGTAAGCACCTAATAGGTTTAGGTTCTGACTTTGATGGGATTAGTGAATTTGTATTAGGTTTGGAGGATGCATCCAAAACACAAAATATAGTAAGAGAATTATTAGAAAGCTATACAATGGAAGAAGTTGAAGGGTTCACATCACAAAATTTTGAACGATTCGTGATGCGAATTAGTAAGGAGGCATAA
- a CDS encoding TraR/DksA C4-type zinc finger protein, with protein MTKYDKLKNTLEKRFEELEHQKQNEEEFETTELSNYDNHPADNATDLTDKHTRLALNRHFDEEMEDIEKALAAIKDGTYGKCAECGEEIPLARLQAVPTALTCVEHAHQEVNEDIRPVEESLLNSTTDQPVEDEDDRLRDYSNSFEVLEEVGSSDTPQDKQ; from the coding sequence ATGACAAAATACGATAAATTAAAAAATACATTAGAAAAGCGTTTTGAAGAGTTAGAACACCAAAAACAAAATGAAGAAGAGTTTGAAACTACTGAGTTATCCAACTATGACAATCATCCTGCGGATAATGCGACGGATTTAACTGATAAGCATACTCGTCTAGCATTAAATAGACATTTTGATGAGGAAATGGAAGATATTGAAAAAGCGTTGGCGGCTATTAAGGACGGTACATACGGAAAATGTGCAGAATGTGGGGAAGAAATTCCGCTTGCTCGTTTACAAGCTGTTCCTACTGCACTGACATGTGTAGAACATGCTCATCAAGAGGTCAATGAAGATATTCGTCCGGTAGAAGAATCGCTCTTAAATTCTACTACAGATCAGCCGGTGGAAGATGAAGACGATAGACTTCGTGATTATTCCAACAGCTTTGAGGTACTAGAAGAAGTTGGTTCTTCTGATACACCACAAGACAAACAATGA
- the ade gene encoding adenine deaminase, which produces MTIEKEQLEKRILVSQQKQSADFILRNATVADVFSLRWVKADIVVSDGMIVAIDATGNYEAVLEEDAEGKYVIPGLIDGHIHIESSMVTPAEFSRILLPHGITTVITDPHEIANVAGSEGIQFMLDDASNSEMDIHVMLPSSVPATPMEHAGAILQASDLHPFLENDAVLGLAEVMDFPAVLFAESNMMDKLKMAMDAKVIIDGHGSGLNSEQIRGYRAAGIQTDHECVTSDEALDRVSQGMYVLMREGSAAKNVRDLLPAVNTHNARRFLFCTDDKHLDELLEEGSINHAIHLAIKEGMEPLQAIQLATLNAAECYQLTDRGALAPGFIADFLLVESLEDLKAIAVWKNGVKVAQHQEMLMKVYDRQEPSTDLTNTVKLPNLSTDSFAIPFTNDGTANVMEVMPNQITTKKKVMKVPMVNGLFTTSVKQDLLKLAVIERHHSLGTIGLGIVHGFGLKQGAIATTIAHDSHNLIVLGTNDEDMLIASQELERIQGGFVIVHEGKILASLALPIAGLMTDLPAKETALELKKLHEALHILHPDLDFHLFLTLSFVSLPVIPELKLTDSGLFDVVEFKHIPIQVD; this is translated from the coding sequence ATGACTATAGAAAAAGAGCAACTTGAGAAAAGGATTCTTGTTTCACAACAAAAACAATCTGCAGATTTTATCCTTCGAAATGCTACTGTTGCAGATGTGTTTTCACTGAGATGGGTAAAGGCAGACATAGTAGTTTCGGATGGCATGATTGTTGCAATTGATGCTACAGGAAATTATGAAGCAGTGCTCGAAGAAGATGCAGAAGGAAAGTATGTCATTCCCGGATTAATAGACGGACATATTCATATAGAGTCTTCCATGGTAACTCCTGCCGAATTCAGTCGTATATTACTCCCACACGGTATTACAACAGTTATTACGGACCCGCATGAGATAGCAAATGTAGCTGGATCGGAAGGGATTCAATTTATGCTTGATGATGCATCAAATAGTGAAATGGATATTCATGTGATGCTTCCATCCAGCGTCCCCGCAACTCCTATGGAGCATGCAGGTGCCATTCTTCAGGCAAGTGACTTGCACCCCTTCCTTGAAAATGATGCAGTTCTAGGGCTTGCAGAAGTAATGGACTTCCCCGCTGTACTATTTGCGGAGTCTAATATGATGGACAAACTAAAAATGGCCATGGATGCGAAGGTAATAATTGATGGTCATGGCTCTGGACTTAACTCGGAGCAAATTAGAGGATACCGAGCAGCAGGTATTCAAACAGATCATGAATGCGTTACATCCGACGAGGCATTAGACAGAGTTTCTCAAGGAATGTATGTCTTGATGAGAGAAGGCTCTGCAGCGAAAAATGTACGGGACTTACTACCTGCAGTTAATACTCATAACGCTCGCCGATTCTTATTTTGTACAGATGACAAGCATTTAGATGAACTTCTTGAGGAAGGAAGTATCAATCACGCTATCCACCTAGCTATAAAGGAAGGAATGGAGCCTCTCCAAGCTATTCAGTTAGCGACACTTAACGCAGCTGAATGTTACCAGCTAACCGATAGAGGAGCTCTTGCACCTGGCTTTATAGCCGATTTCTTACTAGTTGAAAGCTTAGAAGATTTAAAAGCTATTGCCGTTTGGAAAAATGGGGTCAAAGTAGCACAACATCAAGAAATGCTTATGAAGGTATACGATAGACAGGAGCCATCCACTGACCTAACTAATACAGTAAAACTGCCTAATTTATCGACAGATTCTTTTGCCATTCCTTTTACCAATGACGGAACGGCTAATGTTATGGAGGTTATGCCAAACCAAATTACTACAAAGAAAAAAGTAATGAAAGTCCCAATGGTAAACGGGCTATTCACAACAAGTGTGAAGCAGGATTTACTTAAGCTTGCTGTTATTGAACGCCATCACTCTCTCGGAACAATAGGACTTGGAATTGTACACGGCTTCGGTTTGAAGCAAGGTGCCATTGCGACTACCATCGCACATGATTCACATAATCTCATCGTCTTAGGCACGAATGATGAGGATATGTTAATAGCCAGCCAGGAATTAGAACGAATTCAAGGCGGATTCGTTATCGTTCATGAAGGAAAGATTCTGGCCTCCCTTGCTTTACCTATTGCTGGCTTAATGACAGATCTTCCAGCTAAAGAAACAGCACTGGAATTAAAGAAACTGCATGAAGCTCTTCATATACTTCATCCAGATTTGGATTTCCACTTATTCTTAACATTATCTTTCGTAAGTCTTCCGGTAATACCTGAACTAAAGCTGACTGATAGCGGACTTTTCGATGTCGTCGAGTTCAAACATATCCCGATTCAAGTAGATTAA
- a CDS encoding thiol-disulfide oxidoreductase DCC family protein — protein MPAIILFDGECNFCDASVQFIIKRDPKGYFQFAAQQSDIGLTLKRQYAVHDTLDSILVIDQHKVYNSSDAALHISKHLNGLWSFLYMLRVIPKSIRDVVYKFIAKNRYAWFGKKDSCMIPSPEIRNRFL, from the coding sequence ATGCCAGCTATCATTTTGTTTGATGGAGAATGCAATTTTTGTGATGCAAGTGTGCAGTTTATTATTAAACGAGATCCCAAAGGCTACTTCCAGTTTGCAGCACAGCAAAGTGATATCGGGTTAACGCTCAAACGTCAATATGCTGTACATGACACTTTGGATAGTATATTAGTTATTGACCAACATAAGGTGTATAACTCATCGGATGCTGCACTCCATATTAGCAAACATTTAAATGGGCTTTGGAGCTTTTTATATATGCTAAGAGTAATTCCTAAGTCTATTCGTGATGTGGTATATAAATTTATAGCAAAAAATCGTTATGCATGGTTTGGGAAAAAAGATAGCTGTATGATTCCATCTCCTGAAATACGAAATCGTTTCCTGTAA